One window of Acropora palmata chromosome 1, jaAcrPala1.3, whole genome shotgun sequence genomic DNA carries:
- the LOC141874435 gene encoding transmembrane protein 163a-like: MSNGSDSPASQRSSIMEAFLDNENTDMLPPQDGHCVSYLEETKLPSRTFLPQKFREKWTRAAFAVSIASFFVTVIFSFVSFFASKTTESSSIFASAFDGILGAFNSLVVAWRFRDSLNSDITPKREKVATLGIAVTFLASGSATIAIATLRLLSNDHPEKPDDLIIILGVSFVSYFALAPIQDCIAKKLKSPSLRAAAIDSWLAAAMSSGVLITTCIYRQVGTSVWFLDHSVAIFIGLLSLIYGLWLVMHIALNGKNGNGKLC, encoded by the coding sequence ATGTCAAACGGTAGCGATTCCCCGGCGTCTCAGAGAAGTTCCATAATGGAAGCATTTCTTGATAACGAAAACACCGATATGCTACCTCCGCAAGATGGACACTGTGTTTCATACTTAGAGGAAACGAAACTTCCCAGCAGAACATTTCTGCCGCAGAAATTTCGGGAGAAGTGGACTCGTGCGGCTTTTGCTGTGTCCATTGCATCGTTTTTCGTCACAGTGATCTTCAGTTTCGTATCATTCTTCGCGTCCAAGACAACTGAAAGTTCATCGATTTTTGCCAGTGCGTTTGACGGGATACTGGGCGCGTTCAATTCGCTTGTTGTAGCATGGAGATTTAGGGACTCTTTAAACAGTGATATCACACCTAAAAGGGAGAAAGTCGCCACTCTTGGAATAGCAGTGACATTTCTTGCCAGTGGAAGTGCGACCATTGCCATTGCAACTCTTCGCCTGCTGTCAAATGACCATCCGGAAAAACCCGATGATTTGATTATAATCCTGGGCGTCAGCTTTGTGTCTTACTTCGCATTGGCGCCTATACAAGACTGTATTGCCAAAAAGCTTAAAAGCCCCTCATTGCGGGCCGCAGCAATTGATTCGTGGCTTGCAGCGGCAATGTCTTCAGGAGTACTTATTACCACATGTATTTATAGACAAGTGGGTACCAGTGTATGGTTCCTAGACCATTCAGTggctattttcattggcttacTCTCCCTTATTTATGGTCTCTGGCTTGTAATGCATATTGCACTGAACGGCAAGAACGGAAATGGGAAACTTTGTTGA